The Pseudofrankia inefficax genome window below encodes:
- the gyrA gene encoding DNA gyrase subunit A, with product MVDVLPPPGDRIEPIGIEVEMQRSYLDYAMSVIVGRALPEVRDGLKPVHRRVLYAMYDGGYRPDRGYFKCSRIVGDVMGNYHPHGDTSIYDTVVRLAQPWSLRYPLVDGNGNFGSPGNDPPAAMRYTEARMAALAMEMLRDIDSDTVDFAPNYDGRSQEPLVLPSRFPNLLVNGAGGIAVGMATNIPPHNLREVAAGVQWALNNPDATDEELLEALLGIIKGPDFPTHGMIVGRQGIEDAYRTGRGSIRMRAVVNVEENKGRTQLVVTELPYQVNPDNLAEKIAELVRDNRISGISDVRDETSARIGQRLVIDLKRDAVAKVVLNNLYKHTQLQDTFGANMLAIVDGVPRTLRLDQMIRYYVEHQVDVIVRRTRYQLRKAQERLHVLEGLLIALDHLDDVIALIRNAESADAARGQLMTRYSLSEIQATAILDMQLRRLAALERQRIIDEAAELRAKVTELEAILASPQRQREIIGEELKEVVDKFGDERRTRIVPFEGEMSIEDLIAQEDVVVTVTRGGYAKRTKTDLYRSQKRGGKGVQGAALREDDIVEHFFVTTTHHYLLFFTNKGRVYRAKAHELPEQARSAKGQHVANILAFGQDERIAEVMAIRDYAAAPYLVLATKRGLCKKSALTDFDSNRAGGLVAINLREDDEVIGARLVGADDDLLLVSRNAQSIRFHADDEQLRPMGRATAGVIGMRFDADDELLSIEVIKPDSTASLLVATSGGFAKRTHLNEYPLQGRGGKGVLTARIVPSRGNLVGALVVEPDDQLYAIASNGGVLRTVARDVRQAQRQTMGVKLIDLETGVQVVGVARNADADDGDGDEPTAG from the coding sequence GTGGTCGACGTACTACCGCCGCCTGGCGACCGGATTGAGCCGATCGGCATCGAAGTCGAGATGCAGCGGTCGTACCTCGACTACGCGATGTCGGTCATCGTGGGGCGGGCCCTGCCAGAGGTCCGGGACGGGCTCAAGCCCGTGCACCGCCGGGTTCTCTACGCCATGTACGACGGCGGATACCGGCCTGACCGCGGGTACTTCAAGTGCTCCCGCATCGTCGGTGACGTCATGGGTAACTACCACCCCCACGGCGACACCTCGATCTACGACACCGTGGTGCGGCTGGCGCAGCCCTGGTCGCTGCGCTACCCGCTGGTCGACGGGAACGGCAACTTCGGCTCGCCGGGTAACGACCCGCCCGCGGCCATGCGGTACACCGAGGCCCGGATGGCCGCGCTGGCGATGGAGATGCTGCGCGACATCGACTCGGACACCGTCGACTTCGCGCCCAACTACGACGGCCGCTCCCAGGAGCCGCTCGTCCTGCCGAGCCGGTTCCCGAACCTGCTCGTCAACGGCGCGGGCGGCATCGCGGTCGGCATGGCGACCAACATCCCGCCGCACAACCTGCGCGAGGTCGCCGCGGGCGTCCAGTGGGCCCTGAACAACCCGGACGCCACCGACGAGGAGCTGCTCGAGGCGCTGCTCGGCATCATCAAGGGCCCGGACTTCCCGACCCACGGCATGATCGTCGGCCGGCAGGGCATCGAGGACGCCTACCGGACCGGCCGCGGCAGCATCCGGATGCGCGCCGTCGTCAACGTCGAGGAGAACAAGGGCCGCACCCAGCTCGTCGTCACGGAGCTGCCCTACCAGGTCAACCCGGACAACCTCGCCGAGAAGATCGCCGAGCTGGTCCGGGACAACAGGATCTCCGGGATCTCGGACGTCCGGGACGAGACGTCGGCCCGGATCGGCCAGCGTCTGGTCATCGACCTCAAGCGCGACGCCGTCGCCAAGGTCGTGCTGAACAACCTGTACAAGCACACCCAGCTCCAGGACACGTTCGGCGCGAACATGCTGGCGATCGTCGACGGGGTGCCGCGCACGCTGCGCCTCGACCAGATGATCCGCTACTACGTCGAGCACCAGGTCGACGTGATCGTCCGGCGGACCCGCTACCAGCTGCGCAAGGCCCAGGAGCGCCTGCACGTCCTCGAGGGCCTGCTGATCGCGCTCGACCACCTGGACGACGTGATCGCGCTGATCCGCAACGCCGAGTCGGCGGACGCGGCCCGCGGCCAGCTGATGACGCGCTACTCGCTCTCCGAGATCCAGGCGACCGCGATCCTGGACATGCAGCTGCGCCGCCTCGCCGCCCTGGAGCGCCAGCGGATCATCGACGAGGCCGCCGAGCTGCGGGCCAAGGTCACCGAGCTGGAGGCGATCCTCGCCTCGCCGCAGCGCCAGCGCGAGATCATCGGCGAGGAGCTCAAGGAGGTCGTCGACAAGTTCGGCGACGAGCGCCGGACCAGGATCGTCCCGTTCGAGGGCGAGATGTCCATCGAGGACCTCATCGCCCAGGAAGACGTCGTCGTCACCGTCACTCGCGGCGGCTACGCCAAGCGCACCAAGACCGACCTGTACCGCTCGCAGAAGCGCGGCGGCAAGGGCGTGCAGGGCGCGGCCCTGCGCGAGGACGACATCGTCGAGCACTTCTTCGTCACGACGACCCACCACTACCTGCTGTTCTTCACGAACAAGGGCCGGGTCTACCGGGCGAAGGCGCATGAGCTGCCCGAGCAGGCCCGCAGCGCCAAGGGTCAGCATGTGGCGAACATCCTGGCGTTCGGCCAGGACGAGCGGATCGCCGAGGTGATGGCGATCCGCGACTACGCGGCCGCGCCCTACCTGGTGCTCGCGACCAAGCGCGGACTGTGCAAGAAGTCGGCTCTGACGGACTTCGACTCGAACCGCGCCGGCGGGCTCGTCGCGATCAACCTGCGGGAGGACGACGAGGTCATCGGCGCGCGGCTCGTCGGCGCCGACGACGACCTGCTGCTCGTCAGCCGCAACGCCCAGTCGATCCGGTTCCACGCCGACGACGAGCAGCTGCGGCCGATGGGCCGGGCCACCGCAGGTGTGATCGGCATGCGGTTCGACGCCGACGACGAGCTGCTCTCGATCGAGGTCATCAAGCCGGACTCGACGGCCTCCCTGCTGGTCGCCACCAGTGGCGGCTTCGCCAAGCGGACACACCTGAACGAGTACCCGCTGCAGGGCCGGGGCGGCAAGGGCGTGCTGACCGCGAGGATCGTGCCCAGCCGGGGCAACCTCGTCGGCGCGCTCGTCGTCGAGCCTGACGACCAGCTGTACGCCATCGCGTCCAACGGCGGCGTCTTGCGTACCGTAGCCAGGGACGTCCGGCAGGCCCAGCGCCAGACGATGGGCGTCAAGCTGATCGACCTGGAGACCGGTGTGCAGGTCGTGGGCGTCGCGCGTAATGCTGATGCCGACGACGGCGATGGCGACGAGCCGACGGCCGGCTGA
- a CDS encoding DUF3566 domain-containing protein, which produces MSEKDERPGRSGGLPTAAADSESAAGNPFFEKVGGAKKDAPAAGASADAAGARTATKEPVEDDDDKTAAVRPLSSPAPAPAPAPAAPAPKASAGSKGAGSNRAGAATTKVATPAVSSPPASVSDRYAAAGRGAPAKTAAADQLAQAPRDPDTMAIVRTPARPSGSDNGRDSGARDNGARDSGARDDRGRPGAADRGAEARTVAAVGAASVAADPDRTVVDPAVKPNLAKSGRGPAVPAERMPTPAPGARTAAPAPGDRGREQREWARPGRGASEPAAGYSGRHDADRPESARAGDYPADYGDSDGSRTGRRARLRLTRVSPLTVTRLAFAFSLCLFLVIMVAVAVLWFVLNSVGVFNSITDAAGTLTSGESHSVSSWLSFGRAMQISLLVGAINVVLLTLLATLGAMLYNLCADMIGGIEVTLSDR; this is translated from the coding sequence GTGAGCGAGAAGGACGAGCGGCCGGGTCGGTCCGGCGGCCTCCCGACGGCCGCGGCCGACAGCGAGTCGGCGGCCGGGAACCCCTTCTTCGAGAAGGTCGGCGGGGCCAAGAAGGACGCCCCGGCCGCGGGCGCGTCCGCCGACGCCGCGGGGGCGCGGACGGCGACCAAGGAGCCGGTCGAGGACGACGACGACAAGACGGCGGCTGTCCGGCCGCTGTCGTCGCCGGCTCCAGCCCCAGCCCCAGCCCCGGCCGCGCCCGCGCCGAAGGCCTCGGCCGGGTCCAAGGGGGCCGGCTCGAACCGGGCCGGGGCCGCGACCACCAAGGTCGCCACGCCCGCCGTGAGTTCGCCGCCCGCGTCCGTTTCTGACCGGTATGCCGCGGCTGGCCGCGGCGCGCCGGCCAAAACGGCCGCGGCGGACCAGCTGGCGCAAGCGCCGCGCGACCCAGACACCATGGCCATCGTGCGTACCCCAGCCCGGCCCTCCGGGTCGGACAACGGCCGGGACAGCGGCGCCCGGGACAATGGCGCCCGGGACAGTGGCGCCCGAGACGACCGCGGTCGTCCCGGGGCCGCCGACCGTGGCGCCGAGGCGCGGACGGTCGCGGCCGTCGGCGCGGCGTCCGTGGCGGCCGACCCGGACCGGACCGTCGTCGACCCGGCCGTGAAGCCGAACCTGGCCAAGTCCGGCCGTGGTCCCGCGGTCCCGGCGGAGCGGATGCCGACCCCGGCGCCTGGCGCCCGGACGGCCGCCCCCGCGCCGGGTGACCGCGGTCGTGAGCAGCGGGAGTGGGCCCGGCCGGGCCGTGGCGCGTCGGAGCCGGCCGCCGGCTACTCCGGCCGGCATGACGCCGACCGGCCCGAGTCGGCCCGGGCGGGTGACTACCCGGCCGACTACGGCGACTCGGACGGTTCGCGCACCGGTCGGCGGGCCCGGCTGCGGCTCACCAGGGTCAGCCCGTTGACCGTGACCCGCCTCGCGTTCGCGTTCTCGCTGTGCCTGTTCCTTGTGATCATGGTCGCGGTCGCGGTGCTCTGGTTCGTGCTGAACTCGGTCGGTGTGTTCAACAGCATCACGGACGCCGCCGGCACCCTGACCTCGGGCGAGAGCCACAGCGTCAGTTCCTGGCTGTCGTTCGGCCGCGCCATGCAGATCAGCCTGCTCGTCGGCGCGATCAACGTGGTCCTGCTGACGCTGCTGGCCACCCTCGGGGCGATGCTCTACAACCTCTGTGCCGACATGATCGGTGGGATTGAGGTCACACTCAGCGATCGGTAG
- a CDS encoding glycosyltransferase family 4 protein — protein sequence MRIALLSYRSLPTCGGQGVYVRQLSKELIGLGHEVTVVSGPPYPVLDDGVELRELPSLDLWSEPNPFRWPAPRELTNVASMAEFVMMRSGQFSEPLAFSLRAHKALRPRKGTPPPFDIVHDNQTLGYGMLSLRRALAPHKIPLVATLHHPITVDRRLHLEATTGRRARFGVRRWYSFLPMQARVARGLDGIVIPSESSRTDIISDMGLADGQMHTVPLGTDHEVFSPDPSIAKVPGRIVVVTSADVPLKGLMVLLEALAKLRVERENAHVVCVGKARPGGAAARQVIELGLTDAVTFRSNLEQSDLVDLLRSAEVAVVPSLYEGFSLPAVEEMSVGLPLVATTAGALPEVTGPDGEAALTVPPGDSGAMAVAINRLLGDPELRARLGAGGRSRVEAKFSWRAATAATARWYAERIDAVR from the coding sequence TTGCGGATCGCGTTGCTGTCGTACCGCAGTCTCCCGACTTGTGGGGGCCAGGGCGTGTACGTCCGCCAGCTGTCCAAGGAGCTCATCGGCCTCGGCCACGAGGTCACGGTGGTCAGCGGACCCCCCTACCCCGTCCTGGACGACGGGGTCGAGCTGCGGGAGCTGCCCAGCCTCGACCTCTGGAGCGAGCCGAACCCCTTCCGTTGGCCGGCGCCGCGTGAGCTGACGAACGTCGCCTCGATGGCGGAGTTCGTGATGATGCGGTCGGGCCAGTTCTCCGAGCCGCTGGCGTTCAGCCTGCGGGCGCACAAGGCCCTGCGGCCACGCAAGGGGACTCCGCCACCGTTCGACATCGTGCACGACAACCAGACCCTCGGATACGGGATGCTCTCGCTCCGGCGGGCGCTGGCACCTCACAAGATCCCGCTGGTCGCCACGCTCCATCACCCGATCACCGTCGACCGCCGGCTGCACCTGGAGGCCACGACGGGCCGCCGGGCCCGGTTCGGCGTCCGACGCTGGTATTCGTTCCTGCCGATGCAGGCTCGGGTGGCGCGCGGGCTGGACGGGATCGTGATCCCGTCCGAGAGCTCGCGGACGGACATCATCTCCGACATGGGCCTGGCGGACGGGCAGATGCACACGGTGCCGCTCGGCACCGACCACGAGGTCTTCTCGCCGGACCCGTCGATCGCCAAGGTGCCGGGCCGGATCGTCGTCGTCACCAGCGCGGACGTCCCGCTCAAGGGGCTGATGGTGCTGCTGGAGGCGCTCGCGAAGCTGCGGGTCGAGCGGGAGAACGCCCACGTCGTCTGCGTCGGCAAGGCGCGGCCCGGTGGCGCCGCCGCCCGTCAGGTCATCGAGCTGGGGCTTACCGACGCGGTGACCTTCCGGTCGAACCTGGAGCAGTCCGACCTGGTCGACCTGCTGCGCTCCGCCGAGGTCGCCGTCGTGCCGTCGCTGTACGAGGGCTTCAGCCTGCCGGCGGTCGAGGAGATGTCCGTCGGGCTGCCGCTGGTCGCGACCACCGCGGGCGCGCTGCCCGAGGTGACCGGGCCGGACGGCGAGGCCGCGTTGACGGTGCCGCCGGGTGACTCGGGCGCGATGGCGGTGGCCATCAACCGGCTGCTCGGCGACCCGGAGCTGCGGGCACGGCTCGGTGCCGGTGGACGGTCCCGCGTCGAGGCGAAGTTCTCCTGGCGAGCCGCGACGGCGGCCACCGCGCGGTGGTACGCCGAGCGGATCGACGCCGTCAGGTAG
- a CDS encoding class I SAM-dependent methyltransferase, producing MLTVDFDRFPVGPGDRVLDLGCGGGRHAFEAYRRGADVVGLDYSFDDVAGVARMFGAMALEGQVPASGRAGGVRGDAFGLPFADGTFDRVIASEILEHLPADEKAMAELVRVLRPGGLAAVTVPAWLPERLCWALSSGYHTVEGGHVRIYRRDELLGRLTAAGLEYLGGHSAHALHAPYWWLRCLVGVHDDNHPATKLYHRMLVWDMMKRPRTTRWTEQLLNPVLGKSVVFYLRKPLDVRQPTVAVPGPATAQREAFAETGHGVD from the coding sequence ATGCTGACCGTTGACTTCGACCGTTTCCCGGTCGGACCTGGCGATCGCGTGCTCGACCTCGGCTGCGGGGGCGGTAGGCACGCCTTCGAGGCCTACCGTCGCGGCGCCGACGTCGTGGGCCTCGACTATTCCTTCGACGATGTGGCCGGTGTCGCCCGGATGTTCGGCGCGATGGCGCTGGAGGGCCAGGTCCCGGCCTCCGGGCGGGCCGGCGGGGTGCGCGGCGACGCCTTCGGGCTGCCGTTCGCGGACGGCACGTTCGACCGGGTCATCGCGTCCGAGATCCTCGAGCACCTGCCGGCGGACGAGAAGGCGATGGCCGAGCTGGTCCGGGTGCTGCGCCCGGGCGGGCTGGCCGCCGTCACGGTGCCGGCCTGGCTGCCGGAACGGCTGTGCTGGGCGCTCTCCTCCGGCTATCACACGGTCGAGGGCGGGCACGTGCGCATCTACCGGCGCGACGAGCTGCTGGGCCGGCTCACCGCCGCCGGGCTGGAGTACCTCGGCGGTCACAGCGCGCACGCCCTGCACGCGCCCTACTGGTGGCTGCGGTGCCTGGTCGGCGTGCACGACGACAACCATCCGGCTACGAAGCTGTACCACCGGATGCTGGTCTGGGACATGATGAAGCGCCCCCGGACGACCCGGTGGACCGAGCAGCTCCTCAACCCGGTCCTGGGCAAGAGCGTTGTGTTCTACCTGCGCAAGCCCCTGGACGTGCGCCAGCCGACGGTGGCGGTGCCCGGGCCGGCCACCGCCCAGCGTGAGGCCTTCGCGGAGACTGGCCATGGCGTCGACTGA
- a CDS encoding class I SAM-dependent methyltransferase, whose amino-acid sequence MDETLRRAALAAKGFMPDDEGDALYAAAAEVPAGGLILEVGTYCGKSTLYLAAAARAAGARVVTVDHHRGSEENQAGWEHHDPTVVDPHTGRMDTLPFLRRNLWDAGVEDVVTVVVGRTEEVGGWWTTPVALLFIDGGHAEEQAQADYAAWARHVAPGGALLIHDVFPDPADGGQAPYHLYLRALAEGFKERSRTGSLRVLERVE is encoded by the coding sequence GTGGATGAGACGTTGCGCCGTGCTGCGCTGGCCGCCAAGGGCTTCATGCCCGACGACGAGGGTGACGCGCTCTACGCCGCCGCGGCTGAGGTGCCGGCCGGCGGCCTGATCCTCGAGGTCGGCACCTACTGCGGCAAGTCGACGCTGTACCTGGCCGCGGCCGCGCGGGCGGCGGGCGCGCGGGTCGTGACCGTCGATCACCACCGTGGCTCCGAGGAGAACCAGGCCGGCTGGGAGCACCACGACCCGACCGTCGTCGACCCGCACACCGGCCGGATGGACACGCTGCCCTTCCTGCGCCGCAACCTCTGGGACGCCGGTGTCGAGGACGTCGTCACCGTGGTCGTCGGGCGCACCGAGGAGGTCGGCGGCTGGTGGACGACCCCGGTCGCGCTGCTGTTCATCGACGGTGGCCATGCCGAGGAGCAGGCCCAGGCCGACTACGCGGCATGGGCCCGGCACGTCGCCCCCGGCGGTGCGCTGCTCATCCACGACGTCTTCCCCGACCCCGCCGACGGTGGCCAGGCGCCGTACCACCTCTACCTGCGCGCCCTGGCCGAGGGCTTCAAGGAGCGGTCCCGCACGGGTTCGCTGCGGGTTCTCGAACGCGTCGAGTAG
- a CDS encoding outer membrane protein assembly factor BamB family protein — MTAGLVVQLALIGTGIGVAVVATRDRGPETVGQAWSSDLVALGKPVAARGSVLVFSSTDENLVDRIAALDPATGRARWTAPASISRIEGDLGQFTPLVVDNGATVVWLTPAGADDTVSVVAADAATGERRWSYGEDLSVASSPRVCENGSAICLVAAADDDAGPLSKVVLDARSGRVRLEAPLRIGSDTREVGDDLVLSGNDETLAAVADDGTMIWQEPATKVFGATADGVVFIGMDSVRRGDVYVGSPVNGLLADSLAPVAQTDLNALVGIRATTGERVWTRPGATLGCPRIAFDPAHPVRCVFRGTVTSGLNADYENFGVTLEGFDLETGETTWSWDARDAWVFTDAFGAGLAARGQSGDFVLRAGATRYVLRVRGETTVLDLGRGPVSAETPATGWCTTWSSRWSGVEWPYACDTAGRDALPSAPVEFGGVRVGDNYVWLDRDGRPRGGPITS, encoded by the coding sequence GTGACCGCGGGGCTGGTGGTCCAGCTGGCCCTGATCGGCACCGGCATCGGCGTCGCCGTCGTTGCCACCCGCGACCGGGGGCCGGAGACGGTCGGGCAGGCCTGGTCGAGCGACCTGGTCGCACTCGGGAAGCCGGTGGCGGCCCGTGGGTCGGTCCTCGTCTTTTCGTCTACGGACGAGAATCTCGTGGACAGGATCGCGGCCCTGGACCCGGCGACCGGGCGGGCGCGTTGGACGGCCCCGGCGAGCATCTCGCGGATTGAGGGGGACCTCGGGCAGTTCACTCCGCTGGTGGTCGACAACGGCGCGACTGTGGTGTGGCTGACGCCCGCGGGTGCCGACGACACGGTCTCGGTCGTAGCCGCGGACGCGGCCACCGGGGAGCGGCGGTGGAGCTACGGGGAAGATCTCTCGGTGGCATCGTCCCCGCGAGTCTGCGAGAACGGGTCCGCGATCTGCCTGGTCGCCGCGGCTGATGATGACGCCGGCCCGCTGTCCAAGGTCGTCCTTGACGCGCGGAGCGGTCGGGTTCGCCTCGAGGCGCCGCTCAGGATCGGGAGCGATACCCGCGAGGTCGGCGATGATCTGGTCTTGTCGGGCAACGACGAGACGCTGGCTGCCGTCGCCGACGACGGGACGATGATCTGGCAGGAGCCGGCCACCAAGGTCTTCGGCGCGACGGCCGACGGCGTGGTGTTCATCGGCATGGACTCCGTGCGCCGCGGTGACGTGTACGTGGGCAGCCCCGTCAACGGGCTGCTCGCCGACAGTTTGGCGCCGGTCGCCCAGACGGACCTGAACGCTCTTGTGGGAATCCGCGCGACGACAGGTGAGCGGGTCTGGACGCGGCCCGGCGCGACGCTCGGCTGTCCCCGGATCGCGTTCGACCCGGCTCACCCGGTGCGCTGTGTGTTCCGCGGCACCGTGACCTCCGGGCTGAACGCGGACTACGAGAACTTCGGCGTCACGCTGGAGGGCTTCGATCTCGAGACCGGCGAGACCACCTGGTCCTGGGACGCCAGGGATGCCTGGGTCTTCACGGACGCGTTCGGGGCGGGTCTGGCGGCCCGAGGACAGAGCGGCGACTTCGTCCTGCGGGCCGGCGCCACCCGCTACGTCCTGCGGGTCCGGGGTGAGACGACCGTGCTCGACCTGGGGCGCGGGCCGGTCTCCGCCGAGACGCCCGCGACGGGCTGGTGCACGACCTGGAGCTCGCGCTGGTCCGGCGTCGAGTGGCCGTACGCCTGCGACACCGCCGGCCGCGACGCGCTGCCGTCCGCTCCGGTCGAGTTCGGCGGCGTCCGGGTGGGCGACAACTACGTGTGGCTGGACCGGGATGGCCGACCGCGCGGCGGTCCGATCACCAGCTGA
- a CDS encoding TIR domain-containing protein, with translation MAIELKISRDRLDEQLQISIAKGYDIGKLPQGSAAERQLLLQSFRSWDEFNGRLLEQAFVPVSWRERSPRSQYADLGDITFLSVNVLGPDQAPTLIDLISEKVRKLESLRASLDLFDEGVGVVAASAVGGPSVSAPAAVVPRAIFLVHGRDNAARLQVQRVLEKATPLEVIVLADQPNSGQTIIEKLEGHFENSAFAVILMTADDEGRLKGSADLQSRARQNVILELGYAAAKLGRRNVAILFEDGVEMPSDFHGVGRTLFDSGNGWILEILAEMKVAGIEADLNKLMP, from the coding sequence ATGGCCATCGAACTCAAGATCTCGCGGGATCGACTCGACGAGCAGCTACAGATTTCGATAGCGAAGGGCTACGATATCGGCAAGTTGCCGCAAGGCTCGGCCGCCGAACGTCAGTTGCTTCTGCAGTCTTTCCGTAGCTGGGATGAATTCAACGGTAGGCTTCTAGAGCAGGCTTTTGTGCCCGTGTCCTGGCGCGAGCGGAGCCCGAGAAGCCAATATGCGGATCTTGGTGATATTACCTTCTTGTCGGTCAATGTTCTTGGCCCCGACCAGGCGCCGACATTGATTGATCTGATCAGTGAGAAGGTCCGCAAGCTGGAGTCACTAAGAGCTTCTCTCGATCTTTTCGATGAAGGAGTAGGTGTTGTGGCTGCTAGTGCCGTCGGTGGGCCGAGCGTATCGGCGCCCGCGGCCGTCGTACCTCGGGCAATATTTCTGGTGCATGGCCGGGACAACGCCGCACGTCTGCAGGTACAACGCGTTTTGGAGAAAGCCACACCGCTGGAGGTGATCGTCCTCGCCGACCAACCGAATAGTGGGCAGACGATCATAGAAAAGCTTGAGGGGCACTTCGAAAATAGTGCGTTCGCTGTGATTCTGATGACGGCCGACGACGAGGGACGCCTGAAGGGTTCCGCCGACCTGCAGTCGAGGGCTCGCCAGAATGTAATTCTGGAACTCGGTTATGCGGCGGCCAAGCTGGGGCGTCGAAACGTTGCAATTCTTTTTGAAGATGGCGTCGAGATGCCAAGTGACTTTCACGGAGTTGGCCGCACCCTGTTTGACTCGGGTAACGGGTGGATCTTGGAGATCCTTGCGGAAATGAAGGTTGCGGGTATCGAGGCCGACCTTAACAAGCTCATGCCGTAA
- a CDS encoding PhzF family phenazine biosynthesis protein, with protein MVTAHVVRVFSDEHGHGGNPLGVIEDPGNLGPDERQAIAKTLGYSETIFLDDVEKAEISIHNLSRQIPFAGHAAVGAAWTIARLTGHHPSVLRTTGREAESWADSAGVWVRAPLSMTPPWWAERLDDPREVDDLDGPLSPTQDFTQLWAWIDEPAGIARMRTYAARVGIPEDEACGTGAMRLAAALGRRMTIHHGEGSVIYAAPGPAGYADIGGHVTEDPPRQL; from the coding sequence GTGGTCACAGCACACGTCGTCCGCGTGTTCAGCGACGAGCACGGCCACGGCGGCAACCCGCTCGGCGTCATCGAGGACCCCGGCAACCTCGGCCCCGACGAGCGCCAGGCCATCGCCAAGACCCTTGGCTACAGCGAGACCATCTTCCTCGACGACGTCGAGAAGGCCGAGATCTCGATCCACAACCTCTCGCGCCAGATCCCGTTCGCCGGACACGCCGCGGTCGGCGCCGCCTGGACCATCGCCCGCCTCACCGGACACCACCCGTCCGTCCTGCGCACGACCGGCCGCGAGGCCGAAAGCTGGGCCGATTCCGCCGGAGTCTGGGTCCGCGCACCCTTGTCGATGACCCCGCCGTGGTGGGCCGAACGCCTCGACGACCCGCGCGAGGTCGACGACCTCGACGGCCCGCTCAGCCCCACCCAGGACTTCACCCAACTGTGGGCCTGGATCGACGAACCCGCCGGCATCGCCCGCATGCGCACCTACGCCGCCCGCGTCGGGATCCCCGAAGACGAAGCCTGCGGCACCGGAGCCATGCGCCTCGCCGCCGCACTCGGCCGCCGCATGACCATCCACCATGGCGAAGGCTCTGTCATCTACGCCGCCCCAGGCCCAGCCGGCTACGCCGACATCGGCGGCCACGTCACCGAAGACCCACCCCGCCAGCTCTGA
- a CDS encoding helix-turn-helix domain-containing protein — MTPRSPRPVTPPDFWQRPEVTEALARRDIGALLKIYQRWTGATQTQIATLCEVPQSHISHILRGKRQVTSLDMYERFANGLDIPRALLGLAEPASPIAAQAPPVVLDEPAKPDRRIVLAGAAGAMAVASADVDLGTAAASHALAFLDRYGMARLDPLTVEQFADDTRRLAIDYMSAAPEAILSQAVPLRARVFAAIDRPNRPDQLRDLHLIAGQLSGILAYATMDVGRTNVAMTNARAALLCADLAGHRDLAVWARGTQSLIARLDGRYTEAARYISAGMELRPTGTAFARLVCGQAQCHANLGNLAGTHKALDAAKHATDQAQPDEFAVGLFGFPRTKVHFYGTSALIWFPDRDSARISDREATTAIEMFETGPAEERYVGDELLGHIYQATSRLHLGDVEAARESLRPVLTIPEPQRVEWHRRSLGRMSTLLATGPYRGISLAADLREEITAF, encoded by the coding sequence ATGACCCCACGCAGCCCGCGCCCCGTCACCCCGCCCGACTTCTGGCAACGGCCCGAGGTCACAGAAGCCCTGGCCAGACGCGATATCGGCGCTCTGCTGAAGATCTACCAGCGGTGGACCGGCGCGACCCAAACCCAGATCGCCACCCTGTGCGAGGTCCCGCAGTCGCACATCTCGCACATTCTTCGGGGAAAGCGCCAGGTCACCAGCCTGGATATGTACGAGCGGTTCGCGAACGGTCTAGACATCCCGCGCGCCCTGCTCGGACTCGCCGAGCCAGCAAGCCCCATCGCCGCGCAGGCCCCGCCCGTGGTGCTCGACGAGCCCGCGAAGCCCGACCGGCGGATCGTCCTTGCCGGTGCCGCCGGAGCGATGGCCGTCGCGAGCGCTGACGTCGATCTGGGGACCGCGGCCGCCTCGCACGCGCTTGCCTTCCTGGACCGGTACGGCATGGCCAGGCTGGACCCGCTCACCGTCGAGCAGTTCGCCGACGACACCCGCCGACTTGCTATCGACTACATGTCGGCCGCGCCCGAGGCAATCCTGTCGCAGGCCGTCCCACTCCGCGCCCGGGTGTTCGCCGCGATCGACCGGCCGAACCGTCCCGACCAGCTCCGCGACCTGCACCTGATCGCCGGCCAGCTCTCCGGCATCCTCGCCTACGCCACCATGGACGTCGGCCGGACGAACGTCGCGATGACGAACGCCCGCGCGGCCCTGCTGTGCGCCGACCTCGCCGGACACCGCGACCTCGCCGTCTGGGCACGCGGCACGCAAAGCCTGATCGCCCGCCTGGACGGCCGGTACACCGAGGCCGCCCGCTACATCAGCGCCGGCATGGAACTACGCCCGACCGGGACCGCTTTCGCCCGTCTCGTCTGCGGCCAGGCCCAGTGCCACGCGAACCTGGGGAACCTTGCCGGAACCCACAAGGCGCTCGACGCGGCGAAGCACGCCACCGACCAGGCCCAGCCCGACGAATTCGCCGTCGGCCTGTTCGGCTTCCCCCGAACGAAGGTCCACTTCTACGGCACGAGCGCTCTGATCTGGTTCCCCGACCGCGACAGCGCCCGCATCTCCGACCGGGAAGCAACCACCGCAATCGAGATGTTCGAGACCGGACCAGCCGAAGAGCGCTACGTCGGCGACGAGCTGCTCGGCCACATCTACCAGGCCACGTCACGCCTACACCTCGGCGACGTCGAGGCCGCCCGCGAATCCCTGCGCCCCGTCCTGACGATCCCGGAACCCCAGCGGGTCGAATGGCACCGCCGCAGCCTCGGCCGCATGTCCACCCTGCTCGCCACCGGCCCCTACCGCGGGATCTCGCTCGCCGCCGACCTGCGCGAGGAGATCACCGCCTTCTAA